The DNA region AGGGATAAGGCGAATGAGCTGGGTTCTGCACGTGGACTTCGACGCCTTCTTCGCCTCCGTGGAGCAGGCGCGGAATCCCGCGCTCCGGGGGCGGCCGGTGGTGGTGGGGAACGGGGTGATCGCCAGCTGTTCCTACGAGGCGAGGAGGCGGGGCCTTTTCAATGGAATGCCCCTCTCCCGGGCGCGGCGCTTCTGCCCGGAGGCGGTCTTTCTGGACGGCTCGCACAACACCTACCGGCCGATCGCGGAGACGATCTTTCGCTTCTGCCGGGACGTCTCGCCGAACGTGGAGACCTTCTTGGACGAAGCGTACGTGGAGCTGACCGGCACACGACGTCTGCACGGGCCGCCGCTTCGCGTGGGGCGACTGCTCCGGGAGAGGATCCGCCGTGAAACCGGCCTTCCGGCCACGGTCGGGATCGGCGGGAACCGGATGATCGCCAAGATCGCCGGCAAGCGGGTCAAACCGGACGGGCTCGGCGTGATTCGGCCGGGCGAGGAAGCGCGGGCCATCGAGAATCTCCCGGTCCGGGATCTCCCCGGCGTGGGCTACCGGTACGGCGCGGTGCTGGAGAGGCTCCGGATCCGCACGGTCGCCGATCTCCGCCGCCTTCCGCCCGGAGCGCTCTCGAGCCTCTTCGGGAGTAGCGGCGCACTCATCCACCGGCGCGCCCTGGGGGAGGACACGGCGGTCGTGGAGGAGAGGGAGATCCCCCGTTCCGTCTCCCGGGAGACCAGCTTCCATCGGGACACGGAGGACCGGCGGGAGATCGAAGGGATGCTCTTCTATTTGAGCGAGCGGGCGGCCCGGGCGGTTCGCTCGCTCGGCCTGGAGGCGCGGACGGTGCACGTCCGGGTTCGCTACTCCGGCGGGGGATCGGCGGCGGTGTCGCGCGCCCTCTCCCGCCCGACCGGGCTCCACGGCCCGATCTTCCGGACGGCGCGTCTTCTGCTCGACCGGGTTCACCGGCGCCGGGAGGGGCTCCATCTCGTCGGCGTGGCCCTCTCCCGGATCGGACGGCCCGAGCCGCGGCAAACCGATCTCTACGAGGAAAGCGCCACCCTCCGCGAGGAGGGACTTTCGCGCGCCCTGGACCGGGTGCGGGACCGTTTCGGTTTCGGGGCGGTGGTGGTGGGGAGGAGCCTCGACCTGACGGAGCGTCTCGAACGGGACAGCCATGGATTCGTGCTACGTACCCCTTCACTTACAAAGTAACTACTCCCTTCTCCGCGGGACCGCGACGATCGACGGACTGGCGGAGTTTCTTCGGACGGGCGGGTTCGCCGCCGCCGCTCTGGCGGACCGGAACAACCTGTACGGCGCGTTCCTCTTTCACGAGCGGGCGCGGGAGGCGGGGGTCCGCCCGATCGTCGCGGTGGAGTTGGACGGCCCGGAGGGAGAGGTAGTGGTGTTGCTCGCCCGGAACCGAACCGGTTACGGCAACCTATGCCGTCTGATCACGCTCCGGATGACGGAGGAGCGTTTCGACCCGATTGAGCGGATCCCGGAGCACGCGGAGGGGCTTTTCGTCCTCGCCGCCCGCCCCGCGGACGCGGAGCGGCTCCGCCCGGGGCTCTCCCCGGGCGTTCTCTGGATGGAGATCCCCCTCTGGGCCGGACCACGGAAGGTACGGGAACTCCGGCGGGCGGCGCGCCGCCTCGGCGCGGGGGTCGTCGCCGGAGGGGCGGCGACGCTCGCCGAAGGGACAGACGCGCCGCTCCAGAGGATGCTCGCCGCGATCCGCCTCGGCGCTCTCGCCGCCGACACGCCGCCGGAGGAGCGGGCCGATCCGGCGGGTCGTCCGCATGATCCCGGCGAGGCGTCCGCTCTCTTCCGGGAGTTTCCGGAGGCGCTCGCCAACACCCGGGTTCTCGCGGAAGCTTGTGATCTAAATCTATTGGAGGGGGGAACCATCTTCCCGCGCTATCCGCTGCCGGAGGGAGAGACCGCCTATTCGCTCCTCCACCGGCTCGCCCAAGAGGGGCTTCGCCGCCGTTACGGCTCGTCGGTCACGCCGGAGGTGACCCGCCGCCTGCAGACGGAGATGGAGGCGATCCACCGGCTCGGTTTCCCCGACTACTTCCTCGTC from Candidatus Eisenbacteria bacterium includes:
- a CDS encoding DNA polymerase IV codes for the protein MSWVLHVDFDAFFASVEQARNPALRGRPVVVGNGVIASCSYEARRRGLFNGMPLSRARRFCPEAVFLDGSHNTYRPIAETIFRFCRDVSPNVETFLDEAYVELTGTRRLHGPPLRVGRLLRERIRRETGLPATVGIGGNRMIAKIAGKRVKPDGLGVIRPGEEARAIENLPVRDLPGVGYRYGAVLERLRIRTVADLRRLPPGALSSLFGSSGALIHRRALGEDTAVVEEREIPRSVSRETSFHRDTEDRREIEGMLFYLSERAARAVRSLGLEARTVHVRVRYSGGGSAAVSRALSRPTGLHGPIFRTARLLLDRVHRRREGLHLVGVALSRIGRPEPRQTDLYEESATLREEGLSRALDRVRDRFGFGAVVVGRSLDLTERLERDSHGFVLRTPSLTK